In Chlorobiota bacterium, the sequence TGTTTAAGCACCCCATTGCCGAACACATGACCCGCATCGCGGTTCAGCGAATGGGGAAGAAGTGCCGCAAGGCCACGGCAGCTGCCTAAGCCGTTGAACCTAAGCACTTGAAAAGGTGCTGCAAGCACAATGCTCCGGCGCGGAATGCTTACGCAGGCTCCGCGCCGGAGCTGTTTTGGGCACGGCTGTGTGGCATCGCCGCCTGAAATAGCAGTGGTGTGGAACAGCAATCGCCAGCATGGATTCGCCATATCTTTGCGGCCACACGAACAACCATTGGGACGCAGCCGCATGGACATCCTCCACTACGCCGAAATAGCACTTGCAGCTTTCATTGCCGGAACGATAGACACCGTTGTTGGATTTGGCGGGGGATTGCTGCTGCTGCCGATTCTTGTGCTGATGGTTGGAACCCTTGACGCAGTGCTGCTGACGGCACTGATACCGTTGGGGTGGAACATTCCCCGCATCCTGCTGCTGCGCAACTGGATTGATTGGAACAAAACCATGTGGTTCACCCTGGGAATCTTGCCGGGCGCGTTGTTTGGTGGGCAACTGCTTGGGCATCTGGATGCCGCAACGGTGCGGGTCGGGATCGGCTGCGTGATGGTGCTGTTTGGGGGCTACTACATCCTTCGGCTGTATGTTGATCTGCCAAAAGAACGCCTGCCAGGATTGTGGCCCCTGCCAGTTGTTGGGCTGCTGACCGGAGCGGTCAGCGCGTGGGTTGGTGCCGGGAACGGCCCGCTGCAAACGTGGGCATTGGACGCTTCCGGCCTGAACGCCCACCAGGCCGCCGCCACCAACGGCGCGCTGGGGGGAATCACTGCCGTTGCACGCTGCATTGCCTACGGCATCGCTGGCGAACTCCATTCCGGGCTGATCCCCACCGCTGTGGTTGGAACGGCCGGCGCGGTTGCCGGCGCGTTGCTGGGGGTGCGGTATGCCCGCCGCACGAAGGATTCAACGTTGGAGCTGGTGGTGGGATTGGCCATTGTGCTGGCGGGGATTCGGATGTTCTTCAGCTTTGGCGGGGCGGCGCACCCAACGCCCGCGCCGCCGGCACCGGTGGCAGCCGTTTCCCACCAGCTTCAAGATTCCGCCGCCGCAGGGTGGGGGATTAGCTTAGCGTGTAGTAATCTTCGCTCTGGTTGGTGAACAAACGGATCAACCCGGCACGCACCAGCCGAACAAGGCTTCGCGAGGCGCGGCGTTCAGAGATGTTCACCAGCTTCCGATACTGCTGAAGCGTTATCCGCCCGTGCCGGCCAAGATATTGGAACAGCGCCTGCTCAATGTCCCCAATTTGCAGCCGAAGCGGCGGGGTGTCGGGGCTGCTGGCGGCAAGCACCCGCGCCACTTCGCGGCTTGCGGCAACGCTTCGCTCCCCTTGCCGGATGTACACGCCGGCCTCGAATCCATTCTGCTGGGGGTCCTTCTTCTGCATATTCTCCAGCAGACGATGTGGCTTCAGCGGGCTTTCGGGGATGCGGATAACGATAACGTCCAACGACTCCACCTGCACAATCTCCACCTCGTGCTCAATCGGTGGGTCGCTGTAGAATTCGGCAGCGGTGGCGATAAGGTCAATCTCGGATTTCTCGCTCTCCACCCCGACGATTGCGCCGTCGTCATCCACCCCAACAAGCAGATACCCCCCACGTGTATTGGCAAGCGCGATCATCTCGCGAGCGATCTTCTCAAAGCCTGAGAACTTCCGCTTGAACTCGACGGTATCCGACTCGCCAAGCTCGATGATCGAACGAAGTTTCTTGGGACTCATGTGTGTTGTCAACGGAGTGCCGAAACGGTTCGGCTGGTGCGCTGATAATGGTTTGGGGTTCCGGCCGCTCCATCAATTGGAAATTGCCAATTGGAAATTGCCGGACGGGGTGAAAATACGAACTTCCCGTTGCCGCTGGCAGCAGAAGTTGCGGCAACGGTGCACCGCCAGCCGCGCCACGCTTCCGCCACGTTGGCAACGCTTCAAACAAACGATTCCAACCAAACACCTTGTTGCTAACCTTGCGGGTAACGCCCCCGAACCAGCCGTTTGTAATCCCAGCCAACGCGGCGAAGCCGACTATCGAATATCCTTGAATGATGACCACGAACCAGAACGATACAGAACCCAAAACCTACCCGTGGCGAAACCCACCACAGCCGGAGCCAGCCGCGCCACAAGGCCCGGCATCGGTCCCGACAGCAACCGAGGAGAACGACCGCATCCCCTGGGCCAAGCTGCTGAAGTATCTGCTGATTGGAATTGTGGGGATGTTCCTCCTTCTGATGCTGTTCGATAAACTCATCATGCCGTGGTATGTGAAATTGGGGGATGTGGAAACCGTCCCGAACGTGGTGGGATTGTCGTTCGATTCGGCAAAAGTGAAACTGGAAGAACGGGGCTTCGAGGTCCGCAAAGGGGAGTCGCGCAACGACGACACCTACCCCGCCGGAACCGTGGCGCAGCAGCTTCCCTACGGCGGCGCGGAAACGAAACATGGCCGCCGCGTTTACCTAACCATCAGCTTGGGAACGGAGATGATTCCAATGCCAAACATGATTGGGATGCAAGTGCGCGAAGCCCGGATAAACCTGATGCGGGCCGGGTTGGATATCGGCGAGATCACCTACGAATACAACGACACCATCATGCGGGACCTGATCTTCTCGCAAAGCATTCCCCCGCAAGTTGGCGCGCGCCCCGGTTCGCTTATCAACGTCATGGTTAGCCGCGGCCCCACCACCCGCTACACCCTGATGCCCAGCCTTGTCTCGCTGGATGTGGAGCAGGCCCGCACCCGTTTGGAAAATGCCGGGTTGGTGCTGGGGGTGGTCCGCTACAAGGAGGATGGAAGCTGGGCCCCGAACATTGTGCTGGAACAAGCCGTCGCCCCCTATGCCAAAGTTGCCGAACGTGCCGCCGTTGACATCGTGGTTGCCGCCGCGCCGGGGAGCATGGGACCAACTCCGCAAGGGGATGAATCCGCTGCCGAAACGGAGGATGTCACCGTCAGGAACATAGACCAACCGGAAGAAAAAGGGGGAGCGGCGGAGAAGAAGAAATAAGCCACGGCGCGATTACCGTGCAGGGAGCGGAAACCGACCGAACAACGCCCGGGAATCGTCCAACTGCGTTGGCTTGTTGGTGATTTTTTTGATGGAGAACTCCGCAATCAACTCAGCTGCGGAAACCGGTTCCGGGCGGTCAATCACGCCGCAGCTCCATGCAAGCCAGCCAACAAGTTGCTGGGCCGCAACGCCCCGCTCCCGAAGCTCTTCCACCGACACCGACCCATGCCGCTTGGCCAGCCGAACCCCGTCGGGACCAAGAATCAGAGGGACGTGAGCAAAGGTTGGAGGCGTTCCCCCAAACGTGTTGTGAAGCAGAATCTGCCGCGGCGTGGAGCCAAGCAGGTCATCCCCCCGAAGCACGTGGGTAATCCCCATTCGCAGGTCGTCCACCACCACCGCAAGCTGGTAGCTAACCACACCATCGGCACGGGCCACAATAAAATCCCCGGTGGATTGGCTGACTTCTTCGCGCTGCAATCCGGCAACGCCGTCGTGGTGCGTAACCACGGTTCCGGGTTGCACCGCAAAGCGGAGCGCGGGGGATTTCTGGCGGCTGCGCTGCTGCTGTTGCTGGGGCGAAAGCTGGCGGCACGTTCCAGGGTAGATTGGCCCATCGCTCCCATGCGGCGCGCTGGCAATGGAACGCAACTCCTTCCGCGAGCAGAAGCAGGGATAGACCAGCCCCCGGGCCTGCAATTCCGCCAACGCTTCTTGGTAGATCGGGAAGCGGTTCGATTGGAAATAATCATCGGCAAGCGGGTTATCCCAATCCAGCCCAAGCCACCGAAGGTCGCGCACAATCTGCGTGGCGGCGTTCGGGGTGGCGCGTTGCGCGTCAAGGTCCTCGATCCGCAAAATGATCTGGCCGCCCACGTTCCGCATCTGTAGCCACGCCAGCAGGAAGCTGCGTGCGTTGCCGATATGCAGATACCCGGTGGGGCTTGGCGCAAGCCGCCCGCGTGGCTGCCGGGGACCAGCGTGAGGCTCAGCGTGAGGTTCAGAAACGGCCATATTCTTGGAACAATTTCTGCGCCCCTTCCCCCGACGTTAGCCCGCGATGCGTTGCGGCTTCTTCGGCAAAAGCGCGGTCAAGCTCGGCGTAGATTTCATCGAACCGTTCCTGCGGGATCACAATCACCCCGTTGGCATCCCCAAACATGATGTCGCCCGGGCGGATGGCAACTCCATCCATCGTCACGGCGGTGTTGAACTGGGCCATGTACCCCCGGCGGCGGATATCCTTGATGCACCGCCCGGTCCCGAACACCGGAAACCCCAACGAGGCAATCTGCTGAAGGTCCCGCACGCCGCCATTCACCGCTGCGGCAACCGCGCCCCGGGCTTGTGCGCGTGCGCTCATCATCCCCCCCCACAAGGCGGCATCAACATCGGCATCGGCAGCAACCACCACGAAGGCTTGCTCGGGGATTGCATCCACCATCTGCAGCAACGTGGTGATCTCCACATACTCGCTGGTGGGAACCACGCGGCAGGGGAACGCCACGCCGCAGACCTTCAACTCGGGGTCGGGGAAGATCTGCTGAATGCCATGATGAAGCGCGGTGCTGGGGATTCCAAGCCGCTCCATCGTGTCGGAGATCAGCGGGGAATAGAAACGGGACATCAGCGCAAGCTGCTCGGCTCTGTTGTTCGGCATGGTTCGGTTTGGGGAAAAACGGTTAGAAGTTGATTGAGGTTTTTCGATTGGGGAGCGGGGAAGCATCCATCCATGAGGGGGGGGGGGATCGCTTCCCATCCGGCAAGGAATTCCACAGCCACAAATACGTGGGGTAATCCCATCCACCACTCTGCTGACAAAGGGCCGCCGGCGTGTGCCAATGGTTGCGCTGCGCACCGGCCAATGGCCGCAAACAACTCCCATACTTTCTTATGTTTGAACCCATGAACAACCGCTCCTTGATTCTTGCCATTCTGCTCCCGCTGCTGGTTGCTGCTTGCACGGGGGGGAAAAGCACCACATCAACAACGCCCGCAACGGAGGGCACCGCCGAATCGGCGGCGGCATCGCCACACGGCGCGCTGCTGGCGAAGCTGCGCGAAAGCTACCAATCCACCCCGAACCTTACGATGAAGGGGACCATGAAAATCTCCGGCATTCCGGCAACCGTCTGGTACGATGCGGTTGTGAAGCGGCGCGACTCGCTAAAAATTACGATGAACGGACCCTTCGGAATTCCCGTTGGCGCGCTGGGAGCCACGCCCGATGGATTCCTGTTCTTCAATGCCCAATCGGGCGAGGCACTGGAAGGCCGGGGCGACCGCGAAACCTTCCGCAAGATGCTGCAAGTTGGCCTAAGCTACGATGAGATCGTTTCGCTGATGCGGGGTGAGCTTCCCGCAATCCCCACCGAAGGAACCTACACGGCCAGCACCGATGGCGATAACGTCACGTTCACCGTTAGTGGTGATGGCTACCGCGAGACGTTCACCGTGAACCAGCAATCGCTGGAAGTGCTGGACTACGCGCGCCACCGCACCAGCGGCGCAACCGCCACCGAGGAGATTTCCATCACCTACAAGAACTTTGTTTCGGTAGCTTCGCGGCGCGTGGCAAAGCGGGCGCAGGTTAGCCTAAGCGGGGGTGAGCAAACAATGCAGGTGAACATCGAAGAAATCCGCGACAGCATCCCCAGCGATCGGTTCTGCGCCCTGCAAATTCCGGCGGGGGTGACGCGGAAAAAGGTGTGAGGAACGGGGGAATCATTCACCGCCAAGCACGCCACAAAAGAAAGGCAAGGAAAATATCCACAAGGCTGATGTTCCCTGCCGCTGCCATGAATCACTCACCAGAAGCCGTTCGCAATCCGTTGCCTGTTTTGGGAAAGAAAGTTATCGCAATGTTGTTCGCTGCCGTTCTGCCGCTGCTTGCCGGCGTGGCGGCGGCGAACGCGCAACCGCAAGATGGAGCGCCGGATAGTTCGGCAGTTGCGCCACCCCCCGATTCCATCACCGTCCGCCCGTTGCAGCGCAGCACGCTGGACACCACGGTGCGGGCCAGCGCGCGGCGTTCGGTGCTGGACCTGAAAGCCAAAAAAGCGCGGCTGTATGGCGATGCAACGTTGGTGAAAGGCTCCATCATCCTGAAGGCCCATTACATCGAGGTTGATTTCAACAAGAGTGAGATGTACGCCGAGTCGGAATTCGATTCCGCCCGTGGCCGCTACGTTGGCCAGCCTGTCCAGCTGAACGACGGTACCACGCCACTAACGGCCGATAAGCTCAGCTATAATTTCAAAACGCGGCAAGGGGTTGTGGCCGCCGCCGAGACCTCGATCGAAGGGGGCTACGTCCATTTCGACCGGTTCAAGAAGGTGACGGAGAATGTGCTGTATGGCCAGAACGGAGTGTACACCACCTGCGACGCTCCGCACCCTCACTATTTCTTCACCACCCCACGGATGAAAGTGGTGACGGGGGACCGCGTTTTCCTGGACCAGGTGACGCTGAACATTGCCGATGTCCCGATCCTCTACCTTCCCGTCGGCCTTTTTTTCCCGAACCGGAGTGGGCGCAGTTCCGGGCTGATTCTTCCGCAGCCGCAGGTGACCGGAACGCGCGGTTTCATGCTGCAAGGGATGGGGTATTTCTGGGACATCAGCGACTATCTGGATAACACGCTCACCACGGATCTGTACACCAAAGGGGGCTACACCCTGTACAACACCACGCGCTTCCGGCTGCGCGGGGTGGTTGAGCGGTCGGACCTGACGCTGATGTACGGCCAAACCCGCGACGATCCCGATCTCCCGTTCAACACCAACATCCAAGCGCGCTACTACCACTCCCAAAAAATTGGACGCCGAACAACGTTGGGGGGAAGTTTCGTTTATGCCACGCAGAACTCCATCCGCAACACCCAGACGCGGCTGGGGGAGTCTGGCCGGTTCCAAGATTACACCACCCAGGACCTAACCAGCGACTTCTCCTACGCCACCAGTTGGGATTGGGGGGGGAGCTTCAGCGCCACGCTTAGCCGCCGCCAAAACATCGTCACCGACGAACTGCTGACCACGGTTCCGCTATCGCTTAGCCTTCCAACATGGACCCCGTTTGCTTCCAACAGTGGGGAAGGGGGTGTGTTCGATAACCTTAGCCTCGGCTTCGGTTTGCGGGGGACGTACCAGGCCGAGCGGGGCGGGTTCGATTCCACATTCCCCGGGCGTTTCCGTGTCCGCGAGGACCGCTATGGGGTCACCTTCAGCCCTTCGGTTTCGGTGTCGCCAAAGTTCAGCTACTTCACGATCACTCCATTCTTCAACCCGGCCAGCAGCCTGTTCTTCCGCCGCATGGTCCGCGAGGCCGATGGCGACACAATCCGCACCCGGTTTGTTGATGGGCTGTATCCAACCTTCACCTACAACGCCGGGGTGAATATCTCCACCAAGCTGTTCGGCATCGTGCAGCCAAAGTTGTTCGGGCTGAACGCAATCCGCCACACCTTGCTGCCAAGCATCGGCTACAGCTACACGCCGGACCGGAGCCGGTTGGGGTTGTTCCGCGACCAGTTCTACAATCCGATCACCAATCAGGTGGAGAGCTACAACATTTTTGAGCGGGATGGTGGCGTTGCCAGCATCCCATCGGCCTCGACCAAACAGAACAACATCACGTTTGCGTTACAGAACCAGTTCGATGCCAAAATCGCACAAGGGGACACCCTGCCCGACGCAAAAATCACCCTGCTGACGCTGAACTTGAACACCGCTTTCAACCTTACTGCCGACAGCGTTGGCTGGTCCGACATCAACATGAACGCGGGGACGTCGCTGGGCGCAATCGGGTCCCTTTCGGCCAACGCAACGCTTAGCCTGTACGCGCCCGACACGCTGGGCCGGAACACGGCGCAGATGGTGTTTGGCGATGGCCGGTGGTTCCCCCGTGTGGTGCGGGCCGGGGTTCAATTCAGCACCAACATCAGCGATCAAGGATTTGGGTTCGGGGGGACCACCACTTCCCGCAGCAGCGACACCGCCCAGGGCCGAAGCAACCGTTTTGATTTCGAGCCAGTGGCGTTCGACGAAGCGGAGTTCTACGGCCAGCGCGTGCGTGGCAATGGCGAGTTCCGAATCCCCTGGAGCGCGAGTTTTGGGGGAAGCTACAACATCACCCCATCGGTCCAGCCCGGGAAGCCAGCGGTGCAAGATTTCAGCATCAATACCTCCTTCCAGTTTTCGCCAACGCCAACAACCACGTTGCGGAGCAGTTTATCGTACAACATCCGCGACCGCCAAATTGTGATCCCGACGATCTCCATCCAGAAAGACCTTCATTGCTGGGAGATGGCGTTCGACTGGCAGATTTCCGGCTACGGGCGCGGCTACTACTTCCGCATCGGCCTGAAAGCTCCGCAACTTCAGGACCTGAAGCTGGAACAAAACCGGACCTTTTTTTAGCGATGGAGGCGTAATTTCACGCCGTGGCGGGCAACGGGTTTGGGGCGGGGAATTCCGCCAAACGCACGTTGCGCCGCAGCGGCCTATCCTTTCAGATATTTTGCGAAGTCCATGCCAAGTTCACGCATCCGAGCCGTTTTCGAGACGCTCTTCCCCAGCAGCGATGGGACCATCGAGCGGAGCCAGCTGGTGCAGCAGTCGCTGCGGTCGCTGCGGATGGTGCGCGACCAGCAAACGCTGGTGATGGGCTCCACAAAACGGATACCCTCACGCTACGAACTCCGCCTTAGCCCCGAACAGTTCGACCAATTGCAGGCGATGCACGCCCTTCGCGACTTGGAAATGTTCCTTGCCGACCAGCTGATGAAAGATTCGGCATCGGGGGGGATGCGGACGTTTGGGGACCACCTGCTGCGCGTCGCCATTGCCTGCGACGACACCTTAACCAGCGGCGAACTCTACACCGCAACCCTTCCCCCCGAAACCCGACCGCCAGCCGCTTCCCCACTTGCCTCGCCAGCCGCGCACCCCGCGCACGATGACTCCACCCGGGTGCTTGGCGTGCCCGATTCCGCAATCCCTCCGGCCCCGTTCCCGCAAGCCTTGCCGGCGGTGTGGCGGGCGATTGTTGAAGGGGATGGCGGGGCGATTGCCAACGTGGAGCTGACGCAAGGGACGTGGATTATCGGACGCTACGGAAACAGCGGAACTCCACTTCCGGAACACTGCCGCAAAATAGATCTGGACGTTCGCCCAACCGTCTCGCGCCAGCAGCTTCGCGTTGAGGTTCTTGAGGATTCAATTGTGGTGGAGCAGATTGGGAAGGGGAGGATGTGGCTTGCGGAGAACGACCATTTCCGCCCGGGCTTCCCCCGAACGCTTCTTCCTGGAAGCCTGATTCACGTGGAGGAATACACTATCCGTTTTGTCCGATGATTGGGCTTACCACACTTCTGGGGACCGCGCAGCTTGCCACGCAGGAAGCACTCCGTTCGGCGGCAACGCTGCACGAGGGGCGGATGATTGTCCCGAACTTCCTGACCGTCACGCTGAACCGCCACCGGTTTGCGGAGGAGTGGGGGACCCAGCAAAGCGGGGGGCTGGAACGATTCCGATTGGCGTTGCTGCGTGCGGCGATGGAGTTTGTGGAATCGAACCAGTGGCGGGTTGGCGGGTTTGGCCGTTTGGTCATCAACCTTCTGCTGACCGATGTTGACCCCGATTGCGGGGTGGATGCCATTGCCCGCCGCCACCTGTACCAATGCCTGATTCACGACGACGGCGGCCAACGGACGGTATCAATCCGGCACCAGGAGGTTGTGGCGGGAAGGGAGCACCCGAACGCCCCAGAATTTTTTGTGGGGCTGCGGGACCACACCCGCCAGCTTTCGCGGCAGCACCTCCGTTTCCACTATCGCGA encodes:
- a CDS encoding sulfite exporter TauE/SafE family protein; the protein is MDILHYAEIALAAFIAGTIDTVVGFGGGLLLLPILVLMVGTLDAVLLTALIPLGWNIPRILLLRNWIDWNKTMWFTLGILPGALFGGQLLGHLDAATVRVGIGCVMVLFGGYYILRLYVDLPKERLPGLWPLPVVGLLTGAVSAWVGAGNGPLQTWALDASGLNAHQAAATNGALGGITAVARCIAYGIAGELHSGLIPTAVVGTAGAVAGALLGVRYARRTKDSTLELVVGLAIVLAGIRMFFSFGGAAHPTPAPPAPVAAVSHQLQDSAAAGWGISLACSNLRSGW
- a CDS encoding ATP-binding protein yields the protein MSPKKLRSIIELGESDTVEFKRKFSGFEKIAREMIALANTRGGYLLVGVDDDGAIVGVESEKSEIDLIATAAEFYSDPPIEHEVEIVQVESLDVIVIRIPESPLKPHRLLENMQKKDPQQNGFEAGVYIRQGERSVAASREVARVLAASSPDTPPLRLQIGDIEQALFQYLGRHGRITLQQYRKLVNISERRASRSLVRLVRAGLIRLFTNQSEDYYTLS
- a CDS encoding PASTA domain-containing protein, with product MMTTNQNDTEPKTYPWRNPPQPEPAAPQGPASVPTATEENDRIPWAKLLKYLLIGIVGMFLLLMLFDKLIMPWYVKLGDVETVPNVVGLSFDSAKVKLEERGFEVRKGESRNDDTYPAGTVAQQLPYGGAETKHGRRVYLTISLGTEMIPMPNMIGMQVREARINLMRAGLDIGEITYEYNDTIMRDLIFSQSIPPQVGARPGSLINVMVSRGPTTRYTLMPSLVSLDVEQARTRLENAGLVLGVVRYKEDGSWAPNIVLEQAVAPYAKVAERAAVDIVVAAAPGSMGPTPQGDESAAETEDVTVRNIDQPEEKGGAAEKKK
- the gluQRS gene encoding tRNA glutamyl-Q(34) synthetase GluQRS; amino-acid sequence: MAVSEPHAEPHAGPRQPRGRLAPSPTGYLHIGNARSFLLAWLQMRNVGGQIILRIEDLDAQRATPNAATQIVRDLRWLGLDWDNPLADDYFQSNRFPIYQEALAELQARGLVYPCFCSRKELRSIASAPHGSDGPIYPGTCRQLSPQQQQQRSRQKSPALRFAVQPGTVVTHHDGVAGLQREEVSQSTGDFIVARADGVVSYQLAVVVDDLRMGITHVLRGDDLLGSTPRQILLHNTFGGTPPTFAHVPLILGPDGVRLAKRHGSVSVEELRERGVAAQQLVGWLAWSCGVIDRPEPVSAAELIAEFSIKKITNKPTQLDDSRALFGRFPLPAR
- a CDS encoding RraA family protein, translated to MPNNRAEQLALMSRFYSPLISDTMERLGIPSTALHHGIQQIFPDPELKVCGVAFPCRVVPTSEYVEITTLLQMVDAIPEQAFVVVAADADVDAALWGGMMSARAQARGAVAAAVNGGVRDLQQIASLGFPVFGTGRCIKDIRRRGYMAQFNTAVTMDGVAIRPGDIMFGDANGVIVIPQERFDEIYAELDRAFAEEAATHRGLTSGEGAQKLFQEYGRF
- a CDS encoding DUF4292 domain-containing protein, with amino-acid sequence MNNRSLILAILLPLLVAACTGGKSTTSTTPATEGTAESAAASPHGALLAKLRESYQSTPNLTMKGTMKISGIPATVWYDAVVKRRDSLKITMNGPFGIPVGALGATPDGFLFFNAQSGEALEGRGDRETFRKMLQVGLSYDEIVSLMRGELPAIPTEGTYTASTDGDNVTFTVSGDGYRETFTVNQQSLEVLDYARHRTSGATATEEISITYKNFVSVASRRVAKRAQVSLSGGEQTMQVNIEEIRDSIPSDRFCALQIPAGVTRKKV
- a CDS encoding LPS-assembly protein LptD — encoded protein: MNHSPEAVRNPLPVLGKKVIAMLFAAVLPLLAGVAAANAQPQDGAPDSSAVAPPPDSITVRPLQRSTLDTTVRASARRSVLDLKAKKARLYGDATLVKGSIILKAHYIEVDFNKSEMYAESEFDSARGRYVGQPVQLNDGTTPLTADKLSYNFKTRQGVVAAAETSIEGGYVHFDRFKKVTENVLYGQNGVYTTCDAPHPHYFFTTPRMKVVTGDRVFLDQVTLNIADVPILYLPVGLFFPNRSGRSSGLILPQPQVTGTRGFMLQGMGYFWDISDYLDNTLTTDLYTKGGYTLYNTTRFRLRGVVERSDLTLMYGQTRDDPDLPFNTNIQARYYHSQKIGRRTTLGGSFVYATQNSIRNTQTRLGESGRFQDYTTQDLTSDFSYATSWDWGGSFSATLSRRQNIVTDELLTTVPLSLSLPTWTPFASNSGEGGVFDNLSLGFGLRGTYQAERGGFDSTFPGRFRVREDRYGVTFSPSVSVSPKFSYFTITPFFNPASSLFFRRMVREADGDTIRTRFVDGLYPTFTYNAGVNISTKLFGIVQPKLFGLNAIRHTLLPSIGYSYTPDRSRLGLFRDQFYNPITNQVESYNIFERDGGVASIPSASTKQNNITFALQNQFDAKIAQGDTLPDAKITLLTLNLNTAFNLTADSVGWSDINMNAGTSLGAIGSLSANATLSLYAPDTLGRNTAQMVFGDGRWFPRVVRAGVQFSTNISDQGFGFGGTTTSRSSDTAQGRSNRFDFEPVAFDEAEFYGQRVRGNGEFRIPWSASFGGSYNITPSVQPGKPAVQDFSINTSFQFSPTPTTTLRSSLSYNIRDRQIVIPTISIQKDLHCWEMAFDWQISGYGRGYYFRIGLKAPQLQDLKLEQNRTFF